A genomic region of Trifolium pratense cultivar HEN17-A07 linkage group LG3, ARS_RC_1.1, whole genome shotgun sequence contains the following coding sequences:
- the LOC123918987 gene encoding purple acid phosphatase 7-like isoform X1, whose protein sequence is MARCLLNQHKLSSLIFTVIVLCLLANHSSIAEKLPRLEHQRVNQQSLNFLVIGDWGRKGDYNQSYVANQMGIVGEKLNIEFVISTGDNFYEDGLEGVEDPAFYESFVNIYTAPSLQKIWYNVLGNHDYRGDVEAQLSPILSQKDSRWVCLRSFILDAGIVEFFFVDTTPFVEKYFTDPEDHTYDWNGVLPRESYRAELLKDVDSALVQSKAKWKIVVGHHTIKTAGHHGNTQELVELLLPILKSNKVDAYINGHDHCLEHIIDKESGIQFFTSGGGSKAWRGDIQPWNAEELKLYYDGQGFMSVQISETNADIVFYDVFGKVLHTWSISKELKANA, encoded by the exons ATGGCTAGATGCTTATTAAACCAACACAAATTATCTTCTCTTATCTTCACCGTTATTGTTTTGTGCTTATTGGCAAATCATTCTTCCATTGCTGAAAAGCTTCCAAGGTTGGAACACCAACGTGTAAACCAACAATCTCTTAACTTTCTGGTCATTGGAGATTGGGGAAGAAAAGGGGATTACAATCAATCTTATGTCGCCAATCAG ATGGGAATTGTAGGAGAGAAACTAAATATAGAATTTGTGATCTCAACTGGTGACAATTTTTACGAAGATGGTCTAGAAGGAGTTGAAGATCCAGCATTCTACGAGTCATTTGTCAATATCTACACAGCCCCGAGCTTGCAAAAGATTTGGTACAATG TTTTGGGAAACCATGACTACAGAGGTGATGTTGAAGCACAATTAAGCCCAATTCTGAGTCAAAAAGATAGCAGATGGGTTTGCCTTAGATCTTTTATTCTTGATGCAG GAATTGTAGAATTTTTCTTTGTGGACACAACTCCGTTTGTAGAAAAGTACTTTACCGATCCAGAAGATCACACCTATGATTGGAATGGTGTGCTTCCTCGCGAATCTTACCGTGCAGAACTCTTGAAG GATGTTGATTCAGCTTTGGTGCAATCCAAGGCAAAATGGAAGATAGTGGTTGGTCATCATACCATCAAAACTGCTGGTCACCATGGCAATACCCAAGAGCTTGTGGAGCTCCTTCTTCCCATCTTAAAG TCAAACAAAGTTGATGCATACATCAATGGACATGACCATTGCTTGGAGCACATAATTGACAAAGAGAG CGgaatacaattttttacaaGTGGAGGCGGATCAAAGGCGTGGAGGGGTGATATCCAGCCATGGAATGCAGAAGAATTGAAGTTGTATTATGATGGGCAAGGATTCATGTCTGTGCAGATCAGTGAAACTAATGCAGATATTGTATTCTATGATGTTTTTGGCAAGGTTTTGCATACATGGAGCATATCCAAAGAACTTAAAGCAAATGCATAG
- the LOC123918987 gene encoding purple acid phosphatase 7-like isoform X2, protein MGIVGEKLNIEFVISTGDNFYEDGLEGVEDPAFYESFVNIYTAPSLQKIWYNVLGNHDYRGDVEAQLSPILSQKDSRWVCLRSFILDAGIVEFFFVDTTPFVEKYFTDPEDHTYDWNGVLPRESYRAELLKDVDSALVQSKAKWKIVVGHHTIKTAGHHGNTQELVELLLPILKSNKVDAYINGHDHCLEHIIDKESGIQFFTSGGGSKAWRGDIQPWNAEELKLYYDGQGFMSVQISETNADIVFYDVFGKVLHTWSISKELKANA, encoded by the exons ATGGGAATTGTAGGAGAGAAACTAAATATAGAATTTGTGATCTCAACTGGTGACAATTTTTACGAAGATGGTCTAGAAGGAGTTGAAGATCCAGCATTCTACGAGTCATTTGTCAATATCTACACAGCCCCGAGCTTGCAAAAGATTTGGTACAATG TTTTGGGAAACCATGACTACAGAGGTGATGTTGAAGCACAATTAAGCCCAATTCTGAGTCAAAAAGATAGCAGATGGGTTTGCCTTAGATCTTTTATTCTTGATGCAG GAATTGTAGAATTTTTCTTTGTGGACACAACTCCGTTTGTAGAAAAGTACTTTACCGATCCAGAAGATCACACCTATGATTGGAATGGTGTGCTTCCTCGCGAATCTTACCGTGCAGAACTCTTGAAG GATGTTGATTCAGCTTTGGTGCAATCCAAGGCAAAATGGAAGATAGTGGTTGGTCATCATACCATCAAAACTGCTGGTCACCATGGCAATACCCAAGAGCTTGTGGAGCTCCTTCTTCCCATCTTAAAG TCAAACAAAGTTGATGCATACATCAATGGACATGACCATTGCTTGGAGCACATAATTGACAAAGAGAG CGgaatacaattttttacaaGTGGAGGCGGATCAAAGGCGTGGAGGGGTGATATCCAGCCATGGAATGCAGAAGAATTGAAGTTGTATTATGATGGGCAAGGATTCATGTCTGTGCAGATCAGTGAAACTAATGCAGATATTGTATTCTATGATGTTTTTGGCAAGGTTTTGCATACATGGAGCATATCCAAAGAACTTAAAGCAAATGCATAG
- the LOC123918984 gene encoding multiple inositol polyphosphate phosphatase 1-like isoform X2 — protein sequence MAKTMTLFVLLILFLSGLHYSYAAEDEEEEEEVKAFDVRKHLSTVSRYGVVKDITDNNFIPSKIPEECTPIHLNLVARHGTRSPTKKRIRDLDNLSAHLEVLIRDVKDRQLSLDKVPSWLNGWKSPWQGRLRGGELIRRGEEELYELGIRIRERFPSLFDEDYHPDTYPIKATQIPRASASAVAFGMGLFSGNGTLGPGHHRAFSVTSENRASDTVLRFHDCCRNYKDFRKSQEPAVDKLKEPILDEITSALVGRYGLNFTRQITSSLWFLCKQEASLLDITDQACSLFSPSEVTLLEWTDDLEAFILKGYGKSINYRMGKPLLEDVVQSMEQAIKAKEEKHVPGSFEKARLRFAHAETVVPFSCLLGLFLEKSEFDKIQKEKPLELPPKPPQKRKWRGSTVAPFAGNNMLILYSCPAPDKARSKHFVQVLHNEHPIPMPGCHGSDFCPFEVFKEKIVAPHQKHDYDTICNAKPEQKPTGSKIFQTFQWLSSLGKGISTIFF from the exons ATGGCGAAAACAATGACTCTTTTTGTTCTGCTAATATTGTTCCTTTCGGGTTTACACTACTCATACGCCgctgaagatgaagaagaagaagaagaagtaaaaGCTTTCGATGTTCGCAAACATCTCTCCACTGTCTCCAG GTATGGAGTTGTGAAAGACATTACTGACAATAACTTTATTCCTTCTAAAATTCCTGAAGAATGTACTCCAATACATTTGAATCTTGTG GCAAGGCATGGAACTCGTTCTCCAACGAAGAAAAGGATAAGAGATTTGGATAATTTATCGGCTCATCTGGAAGTTCTTATAAGGGATGTGAAAGATCGACAATTGTCTTTGGATAAAGTTCCTTCTTGGCTAAATGGTTGGAAGTCTCCTTGGCAAGGAAGGCTTAGGGGTGGTGAGTTAATTAGAAGAGGAGAGGAAGAATTATATGAACTTGGAATCAGGATTAGAGAAAGATTTCCaagtttgtttgatgaggattaTCATCCAGACACATACCCTATAAAGGCAACTCAG ATTCCCAGAGCATCAGCTAGTGCTGTGGCATTTGGAATGGGTCTTTTCAGTGGCAATGGGACTCTTGGACCTGGGCATCACAGAGCTTTTTCTGTTACAAGTGAAAACCGTGCTAGCGACACCGTGCTGAGATTTCATGATTGTTGTCGTAACTACAAG GATTTTAGGAAAAGTCAGGAACCTGCAGTTGATAAACTTAAGGAACCTATCTTGGATGAGATTACATCTGCGTTAGTTGGGCGTTATGGGCTGAATTTTACAAGGCAGATTACATCATCTCTCTGGTTCTTATGTAAACAG GAAGCATCCTTGTTGGATATAACTGATCAAGCATGTAGTCTTTTCAGCCCATCTGAG GTTACATTGCTGGAGTGGACAGATGACTTGGAAGCGTTTATTCTGAAGGGTTATGgtaaatcaataaattatagAATGGGGAAGCCATTACTTGAAGATGTTGTTCAATCCATGGAGCAAGCTATTAAGGCTAAAGAAG AAAAACATGTTCCTGGAAGCTTTGAAAAAGCAAGACTTCGGTTTGCTCATGCAGAAACTGTAGTCCCATTCTCGTGTCTGCTAGGTTTATTTCTTGAAAAGTCTG AGTTTGACAAAATTCAGAAAGAGAAACCTTTGGAGCTACCTCCAAAGCCTCCACAGAAAAGAAAATGGCGGGGTAGCACTGTGGCTCCTTTTGCTGGTAACAACATGCTGATCCTATATAGTTGTCCTGCTCCAGACAAAGCTAGAAGCAAGCATTTTGTGCAAGTGCTGCACAATGAACACCCCATTCCAATGCCG GGTTGTCATGGTTCTGATTTCTGTCCATTTGAAGTATTCAAG GAAAAAATAGTTGCACCTCATCAGAAGCATGACTATGATACCATCTGTAATGCAAAGCCAGAGCAGAAGCCTACGGGCAGCAAGATATTCCAAACGTTTCAATGGCTTTCTTCACTAGGGAAAG GCATAAGCACCATTTTCTTCTAG
- the LOC123918984 gene encoding multiple inositol polyphosphate phosphatase 1-like isoform X1, which yields MAKTMTLFVLLILFLSGLHYSYAAEDEEEEEEVKAFDVRKHLSTVSRYGVVKDITDNNFIPSKIPEECTPIHLNLVARHGTRSPTKKRIRDLDNLSAHLEVLIRDVKDRQLSLDKVPSWLNGWKSPWQGRLRGGELIRRGEEELYELGIRIRERFPSLFDEDYHPDTYPIKATQIPRASASAVAFGMGLFSGNGTLGPGHHRAFSVTSENRASDTVLRFHDCCRNYKDFRKSQEPAVDKLKEPILDEITSALVGRYGLNFTRQITSSLWFLCKQEASLLDITDQACSLFSPSEVTLLEWTDDLEAFILKGYGKSINYRMGKPLLEDVVQSMEQAIKAKEEKHVPGSFEKARLRFAHAETVVPFSCLLGLFLEKSEFDKIQKEKPLELPPKPPQKRKWRGSTVAPFAGNNMLILYSCPAPDKARSKHFVQVLHNEHPIPMPGCHGSDFCPFEVFKEKIVAPHQKHDYDTICNAKPEQKPTGSKIFQTFQWLSSLGKGDKYPKDEF from the exons ATGGCGAAAACAATGACTCTTTTTGTTCTGCTAATATTGTTCCTTTCGGGTTTACACTACTCATACGCCgctgaagatgaagaagaagaagaagaagtaaaaGCTTTCGATGTTCGCAAACATCTCTCCACTGTCTCCAG GTATGGAGTTGTGAAAGACATTACTGACAATAACTTTATTCCTTCTAAAATTCCTGAAGAATGTACTCCAATACATTTGAATCTTGTG GCAAGGCATGGAACTCGTTCTCCAACGAAGAAAAGGATAAGAGATTTGGATAATTTATCGGCTCATCTGGAAGTTCTTATAAGGGATGTGAAAGATCGACAATTGTCTTTGGATAAAGTTCCTTCTTGGCTAAATGGTTGGAAGTCTCCTTGGCAAGGAAGGCTTAGGGGTGGTGAGTTAATTAGAAGAGGAGAGGAAGAATTATATGAACTTGGAATCAGGATTAGAGAAAGATTTCCaagtttgtttgatgaggattaTCATCCAGACACATACCCTATAAAGGCAACTCAG ATTCCCAGAGCATCAGCTAGTGCTGTGGCATTTGGAATGGGTCTTTTCAGTGGCAATGGGACTCTTGGACCTGGGCATCACAGAGCTTTTTCTGTTACAAGTGAAAACCGTGCTAGCGACACCGTGCTGAGATTTCATGATTGTTGTCGTAACTACAAG GATTTTAGGAAAAGTCAGGAACCTGCAGTTGATAAACTTAAGGAACCTATCTTGGATGAGATTACATCTGCGTTAGTTGGGCGTTATGGGCTGAATTTTACAAGGCAGATTACATCATCTCTCTGGTTCTTATGTAAACAG GAAGCATCCTTGTTGGATATAACTGATCAAGCATGTAGTCTTTTCAGCCCATCTGAG GTTACATTGCTGGAGTGGACAGATGACTTGGAAGCGTTTATTCTGAAGGGTTATGgtaaatcaataaattatagAATGGGGAAGCCATTACTTGAAGATGTTGTTCAATCCATGGAGCAAGCTATTAAGGCTAAAGAAG AAAAACATGTTCCTGGAAGCTTTGAAAAAGCAAGACTTCGGTTTGCTCATGCAGAAACTGTAGTCCCATTCTCGTGTCTGCTAGGTTTATTTCTTGAAAAGTCTG AGTTTGACAAAATTCAGAAAGAGAAACCTTTGGAGCTACCTCCAAAGCCTCCACAGAAAAGAAAATGGCGGGGTAGCACTGTGGCTCCTTTTGCTGGTAACAACATGCTGATCCTATATAGTTGTCCTGCTCCAGACAAAGCTAGAAGCAAGCATTTTGTGCAAGTGCTGCACAATGAACACCCCATTCCAATGCCG GGTTGTCATGGTTCTGATTTCTGTCCATTTGAAGTATTCAAG GAAAAAATAGTTGCACCTCATCAGAAGCATGACTATGATACCATCTGTAATGCAAAGCCAGAGCAGAAGCCTACGGGCAGCAAGATATTCCAAACGTTTCAATGGCTTTCTTCACTAGGGAAAGGTGACAAGTACCCCAAAGATGAATTTTAG
- the LOC123918986 gene encoding heterodimeric geranylgeranyl pyrophosphate synthase small subunit, chloroplastic isoform X1 — translation MPYSVQSHAISHYHLITTTPFSYRSGIKYFFLKLKMAPFTISTLPSLRIGHFRKPPNCILPIHCSTAAPSPSSVSIRSKAVHFDLKTYWTSLMVQINEKLDEAIPVQFPQQIYEGMRYSALAKGAKRSPPVMCISACELFGGSRLAAFPTACALEMVHAASLIHDDLPCMDDSLSRRGQPSNHAVYGVDMAILAGDALFPLGFQHIVSHTPSDLVPESRLLRVIAEIARCVGSTGMAAGQFLDLEGGPNAVGLIQDKKFGEMAECSAVCGGLLAGAEDDEIERLRRYGRAVGVLYAIVDDILDARLKPEGDNERKNRGKSYVGVYGIEKAAEVAEELRAKALEELDGFEKYGDQVLPLYSFVNYAIDRSFNVDEASG, via the exons TTCTGGAATCAAGTATTTTTTCTTAAAGTTAAAGATGGCTCCTTTTACAATTTCAACATTGCCCTCTTTACGCATCGGCCATTTCAGAAAGCCTCCTAATTGTATCCTTCCAATTCACTGCTCCACGGCTGCTCCTTCTCCTTCATCAGTTTCCATTCGATCAAAAGCTGTTCACTTTGATTTGAAGACATATTGGACTTCCCTGATGGTCCAGATCAATGAGAAGCTCGATGAAGCTATTCCGGTTCAGTTCCCTCAACAGATATATGAGGGTATGAGGTATTCTGCCCTTGCCAAAGGTGCCAAGCGATCCCCCCCTGTTATGTGTATATCTGCTTGTGAACTCTTTGGGGGCAGCCGCCTTGCTGCCTTTCCCACTGCCTGTGCTCTTGAAATG GTTCATGCCGCTTCATTGATACATGATGATCTTCCCTGTATGGACGACTCATTGTCCCGTCGTGGCCAGCCTTCAAATCACGCCGTCTATGGTGTTGACATGGCAATCCTGGCGGGAGATGCACTCTTTCCCCTTGGATTTCAACACATTGTTTCACATACTCCCTCTGACCTTGTACCTGAGTCCCGTCTACTTCGTGTGATTGCTGAAATAGCCCGCTGTGTGGGCTCCACTGGAATGGCAGCAGGGCAATTCTTGGACCTTGAAGGGGGCCCAAATGCAGTTGGATTGATACAAGATAAAAAGTTTGGTGAAATGGCGGAGTGTTCTGCAGTGTGTGGAGGATTGTTGGCCGGTGCCGAAGATGATGAGATAGAGAGACTAAGAAGGTATGGTAGAGCTGTTGGAGTATTGTATGCGATTGTAGATGATATTTTGGACGCGAGATTGAAACCTGAGGGAGATAACGAAAGGAAAAACAGAGGGAAGAGTTACGTAGGAGTTTATGGGATTGAAAAGGCAGCTGAGGTGGCTGAAGAACTTAGAGCAAAGGCTTTGGAGGAGTTGGATGGATTTGAGAAGTATGGCGATCAAGTGTTGCCTCTCTACAGTTTTGTGAATTATGCTATTGATAGAAGTTTCAATGTTGATGAGGCCAGTGGATGA
- the LOC123918986 gene encoding heterodimeric geranylgeranyl pyrophosphate synthase small subunit, chloroplastic isoform X2 has product MAPFTISTLPSLRIGHFRKPPNCILPIHCSTAAPSPSSVSIRSKAVHFDLKTYWTSLMVQINEKLDEAIPVQFPQQIYEGMRYSALAKGAKRSPPVMCISACELFGGSRLAAFPTACALEMVHAASLIHDDLPCMDDSLSRRGQPSNHAVYGVDMAILAGDALFPLGFQHIVSHTPSDLVPESRLLRVIAEIARCVGSTGMAAGQFLDLEGGPNAVGLIQDKKFGEMAECSAVCGGLLAGAEDDEIERLRRYGRAVGVLYAIVDDILDARLKPEGDNERKNRGKSYVGVYGIEKAAEVAEELRAKALEELDGFEKYGDQVLPLYSFVNYAIDRSFNVDEASG; this is encoded by the exons ATGGCTCCTTTTACAATTTCAACATTGCCCTCTTTACGCATCGGCCATTTCAGAAAGCCTCCTAATTGTATCCTTCCAATTCACTGCTCCACGGCTGCTCCTTCTCCTTCATCAGTTTCCATTCGATCAAAAGCTGTTCACTTTGATTTGAAGACATATTGGACTTCCCTGATGGTCCAGATCAATGAGAAGCTCGATGAAGCTATTCCGGTTCAGTTCCCTCAACAGATATATGAGGGTATGAGGTATTCTGCCCTTGCCAAAGGTGCCAAGCGATCCCCCCCTGTTATGTGTATATCTGCTTGTGAACTCTTTGGGGGCAGCCGCCTTGCTGCCTTTCCCACTGCCTGTGCTCTTGAAATG GTTCATGCCGCTTCATTGATACATGATGATCTTCCCTGTATGGACGACTCATTGTCCCGTCGTGGCCAGCCTTCAAATCACGCCGTCTATGGTGTTGACATGGCAATCCTGGCGGGAGATGCACTCTTTCCCCTTGGATTTCAACACATTGTTTCACATACTCCCTCTGACCTTGTACCTGAGTCCCGTCTACTTCGTGTGATTGCTGAAATAGCCCGCTGTGTGGGCTCCACTGGAATGGCAGCAGGGCAATTCTTGGACCTTGAAGGGGGCCCAAATGCAGTTGGATTGATACAAGATAAAAAGTTTGGTGAAATGGCGGAGTGTTCTGCAGTGTGTGGAGGATTGTTGGCCGGTGCCGAAGATGATGAGATAGAGAGACTAAGAAGGTATGGTAGAGCTGTTGGAGTATTGTATGCGATTGTAGATGATATTTTGGACGCGAGATTGAAACCTGAGGGAGATAACGAAAGGAAAAACAGAGGGAAGAGTTACGTAGGAGTTTATGGGATTGAAAAGGCAGCTGAGGTGGCTGAAGAACTTAGAGCAAAGGCTTTGGAGGAGTTGGATGGATTTGAGAAGTATGGCGATCAAGTGTTGCCTCTCTACAGTTTTGTGAATTATGCTATTGATAGAAGTTTCAATGTTGATGAGGCCAGTGGATGA